From the genome of Mustela lutreola isolate mMusLut2 chromosome 16, mMusLut2.pri, whole genome shotgun sequence, one region includes:
- the LOC131817577 gene encoding myeloid cell surface antigen CD33-like isoform X1, with protein sequence MLLLLLLLLPLLWTGSLAQYSRYQLQVQKSLMVQEGLCISVPCHFSYPTEYRALPSPVHGYWFREGPSAHHGAPVATNNPYRKVQEDTQGRFLLLGDPQAYDCSLDIREAQRRDSGTYFFRMERQSSPSYSYRENLLSVQVTALSHTPDILIPGTLESGHPRNLTCSVPWACERSTPPFFYWTSAALTSLGPRTHLSSVLTLTPRPQDHGTNLTCHVYLPAAGVMVERTIQLNVTCATQNPTTGVCLGHSPVKSEPMAEVVLVAIAEAAVKTLFLLLCLVILIVRFLRKETARPAGGLEEAKPTPS encoded by the exons atgctgctgctgctgctgctgcttctaccCCTGCTCTGGACGG GGTCCCTGGCTCAGTACTCAAGATACCAGCTGCAGGTGCAGAAGTCCCTGATGGTGCAGGAGGGCCTATGCATCTCCGTGCCCTGCCACTTCTCTTACCCCACTGAATACCGGGCCCTGCCTTCCCCTGTTCATGGCTACTGGTTCCGGGAAGGGCCCAGTGCACACCATGGTGCTCCAGTAGCCACAAACAACCCATATCGTAAGGTGCAGGAGGACACCCAGGGCCGATTCCTCCTCCTTGGGGACCCCCAGGCCTATGACTGCTCCCTGGACATcagagaagcacagagaagggaCTCGGGCACATACTTCTTCAGGATGGAGAGACAGTCTTCTCCGAGCTACAGTTATAGAGAGAACCTGCTTTCCGTGCAAGTGACAG CTCTGAGCCACACACCTGACATCCTCATCCCGGGGACCCTGGAGTCTGGACACCCCAGGAACCTGacctgctctgtgccctgggcCTGTGAGAGGAGCACGCCGCCCTTTTTCTACTGGACATCAGCTGCCCTCACCTCCCTGGGTCCCAGGACTCACCTCTCTTCGGTGCTCACCCTCACCCCACGGCCCCAGGACCACGGTACCAACCTCACCTGCCACGTGTACCTCCCTGCAGCTGGTGTGATGGTGGAAAGGACCATCCAGCTCAATGTCACCT GTGCCACACAGAACCCAACAACTGGTGTCTGCCTGGGACACAGCCCAG TAAAATCAGAGCCCATGGCAGAGGTGGTTCTGGTGGCCATTGCAGAAGCAGCTGTCAAGACCCTgtttctcctgctctgtctcGTCATCCTCAT AGTGAGGTTCCTCAGGAAG
- the LOC131817577 gene encoding myeloid cell surface antigen CD33-like isoform X2, with the protein MLLLLLLLLPLLWTGSLAQYSRYQLQVQKSLMVQEGLCISVPCHFSYPTEYRALPSPVHGYWFREGPSAHHGAPVATNNPYRKVQEDTQGRFLLLGDPQAYDCSLDIREAQRRDSGTYFFRMERQSSPSYSYRENLLSVQVTALSHTPDILIPGTLESGHPRNLTCSVPWACERSTPPFFYWTSAALTSLGPRTHLSSVLTLTPRPQDHGTNLTCHVYLPAAGVMVERTIQLNVTCATQNPTTGVCLGHSPGCLLTF; encoded by the exons atgctgctgctgctgctgctgcttctaccCCTGCTCTGGACGG GGTCCCTGGCTCAGTACTCAAGATACCAGCTGCAGGTGCAGAAGTCCCTGATGGTGCAGGAGGGCCTATGCATCTCCGTGCCCTGCCACTTCTCTTACCCCACTGAATACCGGGCCCTGCCTTCCCCTGTTCATGGCTACTGGTTCCGGGAAGGGCCCAGTGCACACCATGGTGCTCCAGTAGCCACAAACAACCCATATCGTAAGGTGCAGGAGGACACCCAGGGCCGATTCCTCCTCCTTGGGGACCCCCAGGCCTATGACTGCTCCCTGGACATcagagaagcacagagaagggaCTCGGGCACATACTTCTTCAGGATGGAGAGACAGTCTTCTCCGAGCTACAGTTATAGAGAGAACCTGCTTTCCGTGCAAGTGACAG CTCTGAGCCACACACCTGACATCCTCATCCCGGGGACCCTGGAGTCTGGACACCCCAGGAACCTGacctgctctgtgccctgggcCTGTGAGAGGAGCACGCCGCCCTTTTTCTACTGGACATCAGCTGCCCTCACCTCCCTGGGTCCCAGGACTCACCTCTCTTCGGTGCTCACCCTCACCCCACGGCCCCAGGACCACGGTACCAACCTCACCTGCCACGTGTACCTCCCTGCAGCTGGTGTGATGGTGGAAAGGACCATCCAGCTCAATGTCACCT GTGCCACACAGAACCCAACAACTGGTGTCTGCCTGGGACACAGCCCAG GTTGCCTTCTTACATTCTGA